Below is a genomic region from Pseudarthrobacter sulfonivorans.
GGCGATCGAGTCTTCTTCCAAAGGTGAGAACGCGCCGTCGCTCCTGACGATCATCACCTGGACACACGTGGGTTCCGTCGGATTCAACGCAACCTGGGCGGTTGGCTCGGCAGTGGACTGGTATTCGCCGTTGTTGCCCAACGCGTAGACCCGCCACTTATACGCGTCGCCCGACTTTGGCTGCGGATTGGTCCACGTGAACGTCGCCTTGCCGGCGGCGTCCACAGTCCCCGCCAGATCCGCGACGTCGGGAACTGTCCCGTTGTCCAGGGCATCCGCCGGCGGTTTGCTGACCTGGCCGGTCTCTTCGACCTTCGGCGCCGGGGCTGATGACGCCAGCACGATTCCGACAATGATGGCGAGGACCAGCAGCGTTCCGCCCGCGGCGGCGAGCCACACGTTGCGCCTGCCGTGGTCGGGCGCCGCCTCGGGGGCGGTTTCGGCGACCGGGGCCGGCCGGCTGATCGTCGCGTCGATCTCCGGATCGGCCCGCCCCGCCCGGTGGCCGGGCAGGCCGGTTTGCTGGCCGGCCTGGGCGGGAAGGGGCCCGGGACGCTGGACGGTTGCGTCCGGCGCGGAACCGTACTCGGCGGCCGGTGCACTGCCGCGGAGCATCGTGGCATGGGCCCACTCGCCTGCGGAGTTGCTGCCAGCCTGCGTGCCGCCGTCGTCCAGTTGGCCGTCCTGGCCGGCAAACAGGTTGCCCGGAACCTGGGGCCGGGGTCCTGCCGGGGCCGCAGCCGCAAGGGCGAAGCCGCCAGCCGGAAAACCCGACGGCGTCGCACCGGTTCCGGGGCGTTGCGGCCGGGTGCGTGCCGGGAAAGTAGGGGCGCTGCCGGTCCGCTCCGGGTCGATGGACGCGATATTGCGGACGCGGGTTTCCTCGAAGCCGTCATCCGGGTGGTGCTCTTCCAGCTGCTGCTCTTCGAGTACCTCGAAGGGCGTGACCGAAAGGTTCAGTTCGGCCTGGATCCGCTGCAGGGCGAGGGCAAACGCGTGGGCTGAGGAGTACCGGGACGCCGCGGATTTGGCCATGGCCGTCGACAGCGCCCGCTCCAGTGACTCCGGAACGTCGGCCCGGCCCAGGCGCGGCAGTGCCGCGCTGGTGATCCGCGAGATCAGTTCGCGCTGGGAATTATCGGTCCCGGGCATCACGAACGGCGACCTGCCGGCCAGCAGTGTGTACAGCGTGGCGCCCAGCGCCCAGACATCCACCATCACGCCGTCCACGGGGCCGTCCGCGAACTGTTCCGGCGGCGACCACGGAATGGACATCCCGGCGTCCTCGTCGGCGTCGCCGCCCAGGGTGCCCGAGATTCCGAAGTCCGTCAGGGCCGGCCGGTTGTAGTCCGTCACCAGGATGTTGGCGGGCTTGATGTCCCGGTGGGCGATGCCGGCCCGGTGGGCGGTCTCGACGGCCGAGGCCACTTGGATGCCGACGGCCAGCACCTCATCAACGCTGAAGCGCTGACGGCGGTACCGGACGTCCAGGCTGGGCCTGGAGCAGTACTCCATGGCCAGGTAGGAGTGACCGGCCTCGGTCACCTCGGCCTCGAAGATGGTCACAATGTACGGGTGGGAGGAGAGCTGGGCCATCAGGTTGGCCTCGGACTCGAACCTGCGCCGGGCACCCTCGGTCTTCAGATCCGACAAAAGGACCTTGACCGCCACTTTCCGGCGCGGCCGGTCCTGTTCGTAGAGATATACGTCCGAGAACCCGCCGGAGCCGAGCAGGTTGATGTACGTAAACCCCGGAATGTGGGGCGGCGGCGCAACCGGCCGTTTGGAACTCAAAGAATCTCCTCAAAACGCAGTGAGACGTCGTCACCCAATTCGGCGATGTCGCCGTCGAGCAGGATGGCCATCTCGTTCTGGGCCAGGCGGCGGGGCGGCTGGCCCTCGCGGACCAGGACCGTGCCGTTGGTGGCCTTCAGGTCGCAGAGCATCACGTGCCAGCCTTCGAGCCGTACTTCCACGTGGGAGCGCGAGATGTCGCCGCTGGGGCTGGCCACCTGGACCAGCCGCGGCATCACACCGCCCTGGACCCGGGAAACGGACGGCTGACGCCCGATGACCAGCGACTGGTCAAGGTCAACCAGTGCACCCGTCGAGACCCGCATCCGGCCCAGCCGTGGCCGGGCCACCTGAACGGCATCGGCGGGCAGCGGCGAGCCGCAGGCAGCGCACTGCGCCTGGGTGGGCGGATTGGCGTGTCCCCGATCGCAGACCCGGGCCAGCACCAGGGGGCCTGCGGCCGAATCCGGCTCCGGAACCGGGGCGGGATGCGCGGCCATTCCGGCGAGGTCGCTCTTCATGATCGTGTGGCCGTCGTGGTCGCCGTCGAAGGCGTCCGGGTCTGCTGCCGGCTGCCCTGCGTGCACTTCTGCCCGGACGTCCGCCGGGGGCTGATTCAACAGGGGCTGATTCAACGGGGACAGGTTCGACGGCGGCAGAATCAACGCCGGCAGATTGGACGACGGCGCGGCCTGGGCAGCAGGTGTGCTCCCGCCGGTCCGCCACGGGACCGAGTCGATGAGCCCGCCGATCGTCCGGGCGGCCGCTGCGGCCGCAGGCGGTGTGGCAGGTGGACGTGCGGGTTCGTGGGCGGGGTGTGCAGGAGCCAGGCTGGCCGCTGCCTCCGGCTGTCCTGGAGCGTTCGCCTCTGCCGCATCGACCGGTGCCGGAGACGCGCCAACATGTGCCGCGGGGACGGCGTGATCTTCCTCTGGTTCGTCCCGGACTGCTGCGTCCTCGATGCTGCGGACAACAGTCCGTTCCCAGAGGTGGTCGTAGCTGCCGGTCATTTCGTGGGCCGGGACCTGGTCAGGATGGGCGGTGCGTTCCGGGGCGGGCTCCATGTCCGGCTCGGGCTCCGTTGCTCCGGCTGCAAAGTTGGCGTCATCATCCATGAGCCCCATCACCGTTTCGGCGGAGACCTCCCGGTCATATTCCCTCACCGCCTCCCGCCCTGATTCAGCCGCCCCCTCAGGTGCAGTTTCCGGCGCCGGTTCGGAGTCAGGCTCCGCTACCGTTTCAGTGACCGGTTCAGCGTCCGCTACGAGGACGACGCCGCCGACAGCGGTGGGTGCCTCGACCTCAGCGGGCGTGGCAGCCGGAGCCGCCACCTCGTCCACGGGAATTCCGGTGAGCGACACTGTCAGCGACTCCAGCAGGACCACGCCTTCGCTGAGCGGCAACACGTTCCCGGCCTGGCCGTCTCCGGGCTGGCCGTTTCCGGCCACGGTGAGGCGGTACCACTCGGGGGTGTCCAGGCGGCGCTCCGTCCAGGTGGTAACATCCCGCCCGTTCAGCTCCACGGGGCCGCCGGGCAGCTGCACGGTCAGGTCCAGGTTGCCGCGGAGGAAGATCCGGAGCGCGTCACCGGAATCCACTATCCCGAACGACGGTATCTTTGCCAGGGAAACGCCGAAGCTGCTGGTGACGGCGTGGAGCACCTCGTGGACTTCCGGGGCATCCTCCAGCAGTTCCCACAGGGACTGGACCAGGGCGGGCGGGGTGCCGGGTCCTAGGAGGACCACCGTGTTGGCTCGGACAACGCCCAGCCACGTGCCCGCGGTGTATGTTGCGGTGGCCATCTCAGCGTTCCCCGCTTTCGTCGTCCTGGCCGGCCGGCCGGCTGGCGTCAACAATCTGTCCCCGGGGCAGTGTGACCTCCTCCGCAGCATCAGCGGCGGGGCGCGGCGCAGTAGTGGCGATGCCGCCGTCGTTCATGACGTTCCTGGCGTCCACCACAATGACGGTGACGTTGTCCCTGCCACCATTGCGGAGCGCAGCCTGGATCAGGGCATCCACCGCGTCCTGCGGGTGGCCCACGGTGCTCAGGATCCGGGAGATGTGCTCGTCCGTGAGTTCGCCATTAAGTCCGTCGGAGCAGACCATGATCCGGTCGCCCTCCTCAACGGGCAGGAGCCAGTAGTCAGCTTCGATCTCGTCCCCAGTGCCCAGCGCCCTGGTGACCACGTGGCGGCGGGGATGGACGGTGGCCTGCTCGGGCGTGATTTCACCGGCATCCACGAGTTCCTGGACCTCCGAGTGGTCCACGCTGACCTGTTCAAAGTGTCCTTGGCTCAGCCGGTACGTGCGGGAATCGCCGATGTTCATGACCAGCCAGTACGGCATGCCCATCTGTTCCACCACCACGGCACCGGTGAGCGTGGTCCCGGCGCGGGCACCGGTCACCTCCCGGATAGAACTGTCGGCGCGGAGCAGGTATTGCTGGAGCACTGCCGCCGTGACGCTGCGCTCCCCGGTGGCCAGCTGTGGCATGGCAGCGAGGGCGCGGACGCACATACCGCTGGCAATCTCGCCGGCTTCGTGTCCGCCCATGCCGTCGGCCACGGCGAAGACGGGGTCGGAGGCGATGAAGGAATCCTCGTTCAATTCCCTGCGCAGCCCGCGGTCCGTTCCGTAGCCGTAACTCAGGCTGAGGCCGGTTCCGTGGTCTGCGTCAGCTGGGTCGCTGGCGGGCTGTGAGTTCATGCTTGTCCTAGGTGGAAGGAACGGTCACCAAAGTGGACAGTGGATCCCGGGCTGACAAAAGCGGGCACGCCCGGCTGCAGTGGGGTGCGCCGTCCGTCCGGTGTAGTGACGGCGCTGCCGTTGGTGGAGTTCCGGTCCGTCACCCAAATGCCGGCACCGTCGGTCAGCAGGTGGAGGTGCGTCTTGGAGATCGAGCGGCCGGGATCACTGACCGCCAGGAGCTGGGCCTGCTGCTCCCCCGCCTGGCCAAGGGGGTTCCTGCCCAACAGGACGTTGCGGTCGAGCTGGAAGTCCCGGCCGTCGTCGAGCTTTATCCGCAGTACGGCGACGGCCGCTGCATACGCTGCCCCGCCGCGCATCTGTGTGCGGTCGAGGTCGTCATCTGGATGGAACTGGGCGCCCGGCGCGGGAACGGCAGGGGCCGCGTACGGGACATGCGGCTGGAAAGGAGTGGACGACGGCGGCGCGTCCGGCTGGGGTGCGAACGGCGGCGGCGCGGCTGCCGGTTGAGACGTGTACGGCTGCGGGGCGTACGGCTGCACGGGTTGTTGGACCGGCGGCTGCTGGGCGGACACAACCTGGGGCGGCTTTGCGGCCCCCGCCACAGGCGACGCGACCTGCTGGACAGGCGGGAGGTCCAGGGGCGCGAAACTGTACGGGCCCTGGATGCCGCCGGACGTGATGGGGTTCCGGCCGTCCTTGACGTCGAACACCAGCGTTTTGGCCACGGTGTCATGCCAGCCGCGGAGCCCGCCGTTGCGGTCCCAGGTGTTGGAAACCACCACCAGCACGGCCCACACCGCGCCGACCAAGAGCAGCGGTCCGAGGATAAAGACAGCCACATCGAACCATTTGAAACTGACGATGGCCACGGCGGCCAGGAGCGCCAGGACGATGCCCGCGCCGGTGATGAGGCCGCGCAGGAACACTCCCCCGGCGCCGGGGGCGTAACCATCCTTGTCAGCGCTGCGGATGCCCATGACGTGGTTGCCGAGGGTCTTCCCGGACCGGCCTTCCATGCCCACCAGGACCGCCAGATAGACCAGCGTCAGTCCCAGGCCGATGCTGCCGAACAGCACCAGCGAACCGGTGTCATAGATGATGAAGCCGCCGCTTTGGGTGCGGGTGATTCCCGCGAATCCGATGGCGAAAGTCACCACCAGGACCGCGACGGGGGCCAGCCAGTCGAGCACTGCTGCGCCGAGCCGTTTCCCCGCCGTGGCCGGAACAAGCTCAAGATTGGCTGCCATTCCCGTTCCTCCCCCTGGAGCCGTTTGTTCTACCGGGATAGTACCGGGATTCTGGCTGGCGTGCGCCGCCGCACGCTCCATCATGGCCCGCTGTGCATGGTCCACGTTGCGTCCGCTGCGTGCCGCCCTGTTGGGCAGCGGAGCACCGCACGCCGGACAGAACGTGGCGCCGCCCCGGATCAGTTGCTGGCACTGCTGGCAGCGCTCGGCCTCGTTCATCATGAGTCAGTGGGGTTCTTCCTGCCAGGGTTCCGCATAACGGTGGACTCATCAGGCTCGGAAGCCCCCGCCGTCGTCCGGGGTTCGCTTCCCTGTGCTGCCGGATTCGGGGTTCCGGCAGCGTCCGCGCCCGTCCCCACCCTACCGGTGGCGGACCCCCATCCGGGGGAACCCTGGCCGGACGGACGCACCAGCGGGCTCAGCCCGAGCCTGGTACCGCGCAGCTTAAGGGCGTTGCGGCCATCAGCCAGCAGCGACCGGGGCGAGAAGCGGGCCTGCTGGCGGCGCCAGAACCCCAACGTCCCGGTCATCTCCTTCAGCGAGCCGTCCACGATGGTCCAGTATTCCCGGACCTCCTCCTCGCTGGGCTGGCCGGCGCCGAAGATGGAGGCATCCGCACGGTGCGCCAGCATGGTGGTGGTCTGCCCGGTGGCCGGGAACGAGTCAGCAAGCACCACTGCGCTTTCGCGACGGGTTGCACGGGTGTCGATGCCGGCGCCCAAATCCGTGGCGAGGCTCACCACCTCGTTCCAACCGCCGCCCACACGCTGGGCCGGGTGCCCCTCCGTGAGGCGGGCCTTCCGGCGTCGTGATTTAAGGAGCGCGATCAGCAGCAGCGGCAGGGCAAGGATGGACAGCGGGATCAGGGCAATGCCCAGGGCCCCGAGCAGGGCACCCCAGAAGAGCCACGGATTGTTTTTCTTCTCGTCGGCGTCCAGGGCGTCCGGCGAGGAATCCGGCGGCAGATCGGCCGGTTCCTGCGGCGGGGGCGGCGGCTGCAGCACCTGGGGCTTGGGTTTGGACTTGTTTTCGGGGTCCGGCGGGATGGGGACGTTGTCCTTGGGCGGTGTGGGGTCGAAGCTGACCCAGCCCACCCGGTCGAAGGCCACCTCAACCCAGGCGTGGACGTCCTTGCCCGTGACCTCTACCTCGCCGGCGCCGTTCTCGGGGCTGGTCGGCTCGGGGTAGAAGCCCATGACCACGCGTGACGGGATGCCCAGGTGGCGGAGCATCAGCGACATGGACACGGCATACTGCTCGTCGTCGCCGAGCATCTGCTTGGCGGTCAGCAGGTTCCTGATCCGCGACGAGCTGTGGCCGGAAACGCTGGGCAGCTGGCCGTCAGCCACCAGGCCGTTGCTGAAGGCGCCCGTCTTTTGGAAATGCGCCTCGATCTGGCGGACCCGGTCGATCGCGGTGGGCGCATCGGCCGAGAGGTCGTTGGCCTGTGACCCCACCACCGGCGGGACCTCGACGGCGTCCGGCAGCGTAATCTTCGCGAAGTCGTACTGCGTCAACTGACCGTGTTCGAGCTTCACGGGATCGGACACCTGGACGCTGTAGGAATCGCCCTTGGACAGGCCCTGCGTGGTCACGGCCGTGTCTGTGCCCGCGTTGAAGTACAGGCCCGACGCCGCGGCGGAGGCGCCCTGGTCAAAGCTCAGGCCGGTGGTCTTCCGGCCTCCCGGGACAAAGTAGCCCTGGTAATCCTCGATGGTGATGTCGATGGAGTAGTCATTCGAGGGGACGATGCCCGAGGTGTCGGCCAGGGTGTTGATGGACTCGGTGTCGCCCACCTTGCTGAAGCTGCCGGAGCCGTTGGGATCCATGTTGTAGTTGGTGCCGTTGAAGGCATCCAAAGCCCCCAGCCGGACACGGCCGTCCCGGGGCAGTCCTTTGACCACGAACAGGGTGTCGTCTTTCTTGTCCTTGACGAACGTCCGGAAGCTTGCCAGGGGCGTGACGTAGTCCTTGGGATCGAACGGCGGGACCACCACGTTGCGCAGGACCTTGCGGTCACCGCCGGCGGTGACCAGGGGTGCCGCCACCGCGGTGATGGCGACGCTTGCGGCGATCACGGCGGCTGCGGTGCAGAGCCGGCGGAGTTTGGCCCGCTGGGCTGTGGCAGCGTCGGTCTGCGGACGGTTGACTGAGACTTTTCGGGTGTCGCTGCGCCGCAGCGCGTCGCGACGGAAAGTGGCCCAGGCAATCGCTATGACGGTGAGCCCGATGCCGCGCTCCACGGTGAGGAAGGCAGCGTTGGTACTGAAGGCGATGCCCGTGACGAAAAGCACCAGCACGGGAAGCAGTGGCCAGTACGGGGTTTTCAGCCGCCACGTGAGGATGCCGGCAACCAAGGCGGTGAGCAGCGAACTCAGGAACGGGACGATCAGGACGCCGCCGGCAGACCCTACCGGAACGCCCACCGTGAGCATGTCCTTCCAGGCGAACACGACACCCAGGAGCAAGGTCCGCAAGGAGTCAAGGCTGGGCACAAAACCGGCAATTGCCGCATCCGGGACTGCGAGGAGCGTGCCGAACACCAGGTACGCGCCCAGCGCGAGGGCGGTGGTGATCAGCAAACCCAGGCGCAGGTGCGCGTTGGCGGCGGCGATGCCGAGGCCCAGGAGGATGCCGCCGAAGCCCGACACCAGATAGTAGGGGTCTCCGCCGAAGCTGAGGCTGAAGCCCAGCAGGCCCAACCCCAGCAGGACGGTGAGGGCGCCGGCGTCGAGCACAAAGTGCCAGACCGGCTGGCCGTCGGCGAAGGATGATTCGTACTGCCGCTGCTGCGGGCGTGGCCGGAGGCCCGGTACGGAGCTCATGCGGCCGCCTTTCTGAGGACGATGGCGAGGTCAGCGAGGTCGCCGAGGGTCAGCACTGTCAGGTCTGCGATGTTGGCGCGGCCCGGTGCAGCCCCGATTTGGAGGCGCACGGCCAGGCTCCTGACGCCGAGCGGCACGGAGGCCGCGGCCGATCGGAGCTGGGAGGGTGTCACGTTGCTGCCCACCACAAAAAAGACCACCGACGCGTTGGGGACGGTGTCGGCCAGTGTCCGGGCGAGGTCGACGGCGGTCCGGCGCATGGGTGCCCCGGCGATCCGTGTCATGTCATCCAGCATGTTCCGCCCGGTTTCACAGCGCAGCGGCCCCTTTTGCGTCAGGACGTTCAGCTCGCGCTGCTCGCGGATGGCCTGCCGGCCGATCGAGGCGGCCGCTGAGATGGCCATTTCGAATTCCTGCTCTGAGGCGTACTCGTCCGTGTTGATCGACAGTGAGATGGCCAGGTGGGCGCGCCGGGTCTCCTCGAACTGGCGCACCATCAGCTTGTTGGTCCGCGCGGTGGTCTTCCAGTGGATGTGCCGCCGGTCATCACCCGGGACGTAGTCCCGCAGGGCATGGAAGGACACGTCCGCACTGGACAGGTCGGTGGTGGGCATGCCCTCGAGGTCGCGGATGAATCCCGCCGCGGAACCGGCCAGGGCCACTGTCTTCGGGTGCACGAACAGTTCCTCCGGTTCCGTCCACAGCACCTGCCGGCGAAGGAGGTGCAGGGGGTCGGCCCGGACGGAGCGGACAGGTCCCACCACGATGACGGCGCGGCGGGCGGTTGGGATGGTGAACAGGTCCTCGTGCACTTGCGCGGGCTTCATCCTGGGCAGGTGGAAGACGGCGGTCGCGTTGCCCACCGGCAGTTCCAGGGCGGCGGGCAACAGGGGCCTGGCCGAGGTGTTGGAGACGGCGATGCTTCCTACCGCACTGTCCCCGACGGCCACACGGGTCCGGGCGAGGTCCAGGATCACGCCGTAGGATGACCGGCCCAGGATGAACCCGATGGCGATCAGGAAAAGGACAAACGCCGCGATGGCCGCCGCCTTGGCCTCCTGCCAGCCGAAGGCCTGACCGGCAGTCCACAGCAGGATGGAGGCCGCCAGGACGGACCAGCCCAGGACACTGACCACCGAAAGGACAGGCCACACGTAGCGCAGCCACAGGCCACGGACCTTCTCCCACGCCGGGGTGAGGGCGAGGGCGGCGGTGCTGGTGGCTTCGGCCCAGACGGACGAGGGATGCAGCCTGGTGGGTCTGCCGTCCCGGCGGAAGGGTTGCCGGAGACGTTCAGCAAGCCGGGTCAACGGAGTGCTGCTGGACATAAATGTGCCTTTGTTCGTGCTGGTCAGTGGTGGTCTGGAGCTCCGCCGGAGCGTCAGACGGCGGCGCGCTGCTGCGGTGCCGCGATGTCGGATAGCACCCGGGCCAGGACGGCCTCGGGGGTGGCGCCGGAGAACTCGGCCTCCGGATCCATCACGAACCGGTGCGTCCACACCACGGCGGCCAGTTCCTTGATGTCGTCCGGCAGGACGAAGTTGCGTCCCTGCCCCGCGGCCCAGACTTTTGCGGCGCGGACCATGGCGATGGCGCCTCGCACGGAAACGCCGAGACGGGTCTCGGGTGCGTTGCGGGTCTCTTCGCAGAGCCGGGAAATGTATTCGAGGACCGCCGTGTCCACGTGCACGGTGGCAGCGAGGTCAGCCATGTCCGCCACGGCCTGCGTGGTGATAACTGCGGAGATCTCCTTGGAGCGGTCTTTCAGGTTCGAGCCGCCGAGCAGCTGGACCGTGGAGGCGTGGTCCGGATAGCCGATGGAGGTCTTGATCAGGAAGCGGTCCAGCTGCGCCTCCGGCAGGCGGTACGTACCGGCCTGCTCGATCGGGTTCTGCGTGGCCATCACCATAAACGGCCGGCCTGCCTCGTAGGTCACGCCATCCACGGTGACCCGGGATTCCTCCATGACCTCCAGCAGTGCCGACTGGGTCTTCGGCGAAGCGCGGTTGATCTCATCGGCCAGCACGATGTTGTTGAAGATCGGTCCCTTGTGGAACTCGAACTTCTGCGTCTTCTGGTCGTAGATGGTCACACCCGTGACGTCCGAGGGCAGGAGGTCGGGGGTGAACTGGATGCGGTTGTTGGACCCCTGGACGGTGGCGGCCATCGCCCGGGCCAGCATGGTCTTGCCGGTGCCGGGGGCGTCCTCGAACAGCACATGGCCCTCAGCCAGCATTGCGGTGAAGGTGAGCCGGATGACGTGGTCCTTGCCGAGCACCGCCTGTCCCACGTTTGCAACGAGCTTGTCGAAAGTGCCTGCAAACCATTCGGCCTGCTCGGTGGTCATGGTCATGAAATGAGTCCTTTTCTTGTGGTGCGGGTCTGATGAAGCTGGAGTGGACGGGCTGTGTGGACTGTCAGCATCTGCCGACGTCCGGACCGCTGATATCGATAGTGGCGAGCTTGACGTACCAGCCCGAGTGGGGGCCCCCGTCCATGCGGTACCACTTGTAGTAGGACGCCGGGTTGGACGATTCGCTGGAGCCGTAAATGTTCATCCAGCAGGCGCTGGGAATCCAGCCGTCCGAGGTGGACACCCAGTTGGCGTCGGATGAACCGCAGCGCGCGTCCCCGCCCACATTGCTGTAGCGGTCCGGGACTCCGGGCTTGCCCGGGCAGCTGTTGTTGTCGCCGGGCTTGACCCTCACGGTGGTAACCGGCGGGGTGGGATCGGCCCCGGACGTGGAGGTGACGGGTCCGCCGATGGCACCGTCCACAATAGTCACTGCCTTGACACGCAGCGTGCGGTTGTTGCCCCAACCACCGCCGGGGGCGTCGAAGCTCCTGGCCTGCCCCACGTTCTGCCAGCCGCCACCGTCGACGCTGACCTCGTAGTGGTTGAGTGGTCGGCCGTTGGTGTTGGGTTGGTTCCAGGACCAATGCACCTGGCCATCGCCCTTGGGCGAAGTCATGCCGTTCACGTTGGGTGCGTTCGGCGGAGCGTAGGGGTTGCCCGTACCGATGGCTTTGGCGTCCCCGGACACGTTGTTCTTGGTGGACGTCGCGATGATGGTGACCGTGATGTCCCGGCCGTTAGTGAGGCCACCGATGGTTCCGCCGCCGGCCTGGATGCTTCCTGACTTGCCGTCTGCGTTGTACGTGTACTGGATTTCGGTGTCCGTCGAACCATTCCGCTGAGCCTGGGTCAGCGGCGTAAACGTCACGCGGAGCTGGCCGCTGTTACCGGTGTCAGCCACGGTTCCGCTGCTTACCTGGCCTGGCTTGCCGGCCGCCCGGATCTGGGCCGACGGGTT
It encodes:
- a CDS encoding serine/threonine-protein kinase, with the translated sequence MSSKRPVAPPPHIPGFTYINLLGSGGFSDVYLYEQDRPRRKVAVKVLLSDLKTEGARRRFESEANLMAQLSSHPYIVTIFEAEVTEAGHSYLAMEYCSRPSLDVRYRRQRFSVDEVLAVGIQVASAVETAHRAGIAHRDIKPANILVTDYNRPALTDFGISGTLGGDADEDAGMSIPWSPPEQFADGPVDGVMVDVWALGATLYTLLAGRSPFVMPGTDNSQRELISRITSAALPRLGRADVPESLERALSTAMAKSAASRYSSAHAFALALQRIQAELNLSVTPFEVLEEQQLEEHHPDDGFEETRVRNIASIDPERTGSAPTFPARTRPQRPGTGATPSGFPAGGFALAAAAPAGPRPQVPGNLFAGQDGQLDDGGTQAGSNSAGEWAHATMLRGSAPAAEYGSAPDATVQRPGPLPAQAGQQTGLPGHRAGRADPEIDATISRPAPVAETAPEAAPDHGRRNVWLAAAGGTLLVLAIIVGIVLASSAPAPKVEETGQVSKPPADALDNGTVPDVADLAGTVDAAGKATFTWTNPQPKSGDAYKWRVYALGNNGEYQSTAEPTAQVALNPTEPTCVQVMIVRSDGAFSPLEEDSIACIRK
- a CDS encoding FHA domain-containing protein codes for the protein MATATYTAGTWLGVVRANTVVLLGPGTPPALVQSLWELLEDAPEVHEVLHAVTSSFGVSLAKIPSFGIVDSGDALRIFLRGNLDLTVQLPGGPVELNGRDVTTWTERRLDTPEWYRLTVAGNGQPGDGQAGNVLPLSEGVVLLESLTVSLTGIPVDEVAAPAATPAEVEAPTAVGGVVLVADAEPVTETVAEPDSEPAPETAPEGAAESGREAVREYDREVSAETVMGLMDDDANFAAGATEPEPDMEPAPERTAHPDQVPAHEMTGSYDHLWERTVVRSIEDAAVRDEPEEDHAVPAAHVGASPAPVDAAEANAPGQPEAAASLAPAHPAHEPARPPATPPAAAAAARTIGGLIDSVPWRTGGSTPAAQAAPSSNLPALILPPSNLSPLNQPLLNQPPADVRAEVHAGQPAADPDAFDGDHDGHTIMKSDLAGMAAHPAPVPEPDSAAGPLVLARVCDRGHANPPTQAQCAACGSPLPADAVQVARPRLGRMRVSTGALVDLDQSLVIGRQPSVSRVQGGVMPRLVQVASPSGDISRSHVEVRLEGWHVMLCDLKATNGTVLVREGQPPRRLAQNEMAILLDGDIAELGDDVSLRFEEIL
- a CDS encoding PP2C family protein-serine/threonine phosphatase, whose product is MNSQPASDPADADHGTGLSLSYGYGTDRGLRRELNEDSFIASDPVFAVADGMGGHEAGEIASGMCVRALAAMPQLATGERSVTAAVLQQYLLRADSSIREVTGARAGTTLTGAVVVEQMGMPYWLVMNIGDSRTYRLSQGHFEQVSVDHSEVQELVDAGEITPEQATVHPRRHVVTRALGTGDEIEADYWLLPVEEGDRIMVCSDGLNGELTDEHISRILSTVGHPQDAVDALIQAALRNGGRDNVTVIVVDARNVMNDGGIATTAPRPAADAAEEVTLPRGQIVDASRPAGQDDESGER
- a CDS encoding RDD family protein; the encoded protein is MMNEAERCQQCQQLIRGGATFCPACGAPLPNRAARSGRNVDHAQRAMMERAAAHASQNPGTIPVEQTAPGGGTGMAANLELVPATAGKRLGAAVLDWLAPVAVLVVTFAIGFAGITRTQSGGFIIYDTGSLVLFGSIGLGLTLVYLAVLVGMEGRSGKTLGNHVMGIRSADKDGYAPGAGGVFLRGLITGAGIVLALLAAVAIVSFKWFDVAVFILGPLLLVGAVWAVLVVVSNTWDRNGGLRGWHDTVAKTLVFDVKDGRNPITSGGIQGPYSFAPLDLPPVQQVASPVAGAAKPPQVVSAQQPPVQQPVQPYAPQPYTSQPAAAPPPFAPQPDAPPSSTPFQPHVPYAAPAVPAPGAQFHPDDDLDRTQMRGGAAYAAAVAVLRIKLDDGRDFQLDRNVLLGRNPLGQAGEQQAQLLAVSDPGRSISKTHLHLLTDGAGIWVTDRNSTNGSAVTTPDGRRTPLQPGVPAFVSPGSTVHFGDRSFHLGQA
- a CDS encoding transglutaminase domain-containing protein; amino-acid sequence: MSSVPGLRPRPQQRQYESSFADGQPVWHFVLDAGALTVLLGLGLLGFSLSFGGDPYYLVSGFGGILLGLGIAAANAHLRLGLLITTALALGAYLVFGTLLAVPDAAIAGFVPSLDSLRTLLLGVVFAWKDMLTVGVPVGSAGGVLIVPFLSSLLTALVAGILTWRLKTPYWPLLPVLVLFVTGIAFSTNAAFLTVERGIGLTVIAIAWATFRRDALRRSDTRKVSVNRPQTDAATAQRAKLRRLCTAAAVIAASVAITAVAAPLVTAGGDRKVLRNVVVPPFDPKDYVTPLASFRTFVKDKKDDTLFVVKGLPRDGRVRLGALDAFNGTNYNMDPNGSGSFSKVGDTESINTLADTSGIVPSNDYSIDITIEDYQGYFVPGGRKTTGLSFDQGASAAASGLYFNAGTDTAVTTQGLSKGDSYSVQVSDPVKLEHGQLTQYDFAKITLPDAVEVPPVVGSQANDLSADAPTAIDRVRQIEAHFQKTGAFSNGLVADGQLPSVSGHSSSRIRNLLTAKQMLGDDEQYAVSMSLMLRHLGIPSRVVMGFYPEPTSPENGAGEVEVTGKDVHAWVEVAFDRVGWVSFDPTPPKDNVPIPPDPENKSKPKPQVLQPPPPPQEPADLPPDSSPDALDADEKKNNPWLFWGALLGALGIALIPLSILALPLLLIALLKSRRRKARLTEGHPAQRVGGGWNEVVSLATDLGAGIDTRATRRESAVVLADSFPATGQTTTMLAHRADASIFGAGQPSEEEVREYWTIVDGSLKEMTGTLGFWRRQQARFSPRSLLADGRNALKLRGTRLGLSPLVRPSGQGSPGWGSATGRVGTGADAAGTPNPAAQGSEPRTTAGASEPDESTVMRNPGRKNPTDS
- a CDS encoding DUF58 domain-containing protein, yielding MSSSTPLTRLAERLRQPFRRDGRPTRLHPSSVWAEATSTAALALTPAWEKVRGLWLRYVWPVLSVVSVLGWSVLAASILLWTAGQAFGWQEAKAAAIAAFVLFLIAIGFILGRSSYGVILDLARTRVAVGDSAVGSIAVSNTSARPLLPAALELPVGNATAVFHLPRMKPAQVHEDLFTIPTARRAVIVVGPVRSVRADPLHLLRRQVLWTEPEELFVHPKTVALAGSAAGFIRDLEGMPTTDLSSADVSFHALRDYVPGDDRRHIHWKTTARTNKLMVRQFEETRRAHLAISLSINTDEYASEQEFEMAISAAASIGRQAIREQRELNVLTQKGPLRCETGRNMLDDMTRIAGAPMRRTAVDLARTLADTVPNASVVFFVVGSNVTPSQLRSAAASVPLGVRSLAVRLQIGAAPGRANIADLTVLTLGDLADLAIVLRKAAA
- a CDS encoding AAA family ATPase; translation: MTMTTEQAEWFAGTFDKLVANVGQAVLGKDHVIRLTFTAMLAEGHVLFEDAPGTGKTMLARAMAATVQGSNNRIQFTPDLLPSDVTGVTIYDQKTQKFEFHKGPIFNNIVLADEINRASPKTQSALLEVMEESRVTVDGVTYEAGRPFMVMATQNPIEQAGTYRLPEAQLDRFLIKTSIGYPDHASTVQLLGGSNLKDRSKEISAVITTQAVADMADLAATVHVDTAVLEYISRLCEETRNAPETRLGVSVRGAIAMVRAAKVWAAGQGRNFVLPDDIKELAAVVWTHRFVMDPEAEFSGATPEAVLARVLSDIAAPQQRAAV